In Fusobacterium sp., the following are encoded in one genomic region:
- a CDS encoding solute:sodium symporter family transporter — protein MNLLAVVTFIFFTALVAVISWYLTKNENLDSNSGYFLGGRSLSGVVIAGSLLLTNLSTEQLVGMNGNAFMGGLSVIGYEVTSGITLIFMGLYFLPRYLTSGFTTVPQFLEERYDKVTRNIVAILFLISLGVIFLPVVLYSGGVALNSLFNISAMFGISEQAALILTIWGIGIIGGIYAIFGGLKAVAVSDTINGVGLIAGGLLIPVLGLKVLGDGSFTQGIEKLILNHPEKLNAVGNAAAPVPFSTLFTGIILINTFYWCTNQAIVQRAFGAKSLAEGQKGVIYAGFLKIFAPIILAIPGIIAFHLYGNEITKGDFAYPILVNRVLPTPLVGFFGAVLFGAILSSFNSALNSASTLFCLDLYKPIVNPNIEDKKLVTVGKIFGTVLGILAILVAPYIVNAPNGLFEFMKKFMGFFNVPTLVIVFVGFFSRKIPAIAAKVAIFVFMFLYGMMQFVYKVNISFLHVLGILFLLCVVIMVIIGYIAPMKNPYVQSRKAEISLIHWRYAKPMSSLIITTTVYVYILLSRKGLIGLTENIGNKFMVITAVYVISSAVLFTLVDKMGTAKVKETVKQTV, from the coding sequence ATGAATCTATTAGCAGTGGTTACATTTATTTTCTTTACTGCATTAGTTGCAGTAATATCTTGGTATCTTACAAAAAATGAAAATCTTGATTCTAACAGTGGCTATTTTTTAGGTGGAAGAAGTTTGAGTGGTGTGGTTATAGCTGGTTCTCTATTATTAACTAATCTCTCCACAGAACAACTAGTAGGAATGAATGGAAATGCATTTATGGGAGGACTATCTGTAATTGGATATGAAGTAACATCTGGTATTACCTTAATTTTCATGGGATTATATTTTCTTCCAAGATACCTTACAAGTGGATTTACAACTGTTCCTCAATTTCTTGAAGAGAGATATGATAAGGTAACAAGAAATATAGTAGCAATTCTTTTTCTGATAAGTCTTGGAGTTATTTTTCTTCCTGTAGTATTATATTCTGGAGGAGTTGCTCTAAATTCTCTATTTAACATATCAGCAATGTTTGGAATATCAGAACAGGCTGCTCTCATTCTAACTATATGGGGAATAGGTATCATTGGAGGAATCTATGCTATATTTGGTGGATTAAAAGCAGTTGCTGTTTCTGATACTATCAATGGTGTTGGGCTTATAGCTGGTGGATTACTTATTCCTGTTTTAGGATTAAAAGTTTTAGGTGATGGAAGTTTTACTCAAGGAATTGAAAAATTAATATTAAATCATCCTGAAAAACTAAATGCTGTGGGAAATGCTGCTGCACCAGTTCCATTTTCTACACTTTTTACAGGAATTATATTAATCAATACATTTTACTGGTGTACAAATCAGGCAATAGTACAAAGAGCATTTGGAGCTAAAAGTTTGGCTGAAGGACAAAAGGGAGTTATTTATGCAGGATTCTTAAAAATATTTGCACCTATAATTCTAGCAATTCCTGGAATAATTGCTTTTCATTTATATGGAAATGAGATAACTAAAGGTGATTTTGCTTATCCTATACTTGTAAATAGAGTTCTTCCTACTCCATTAGTAGGATTCTTTGGAGCAGTACTTTTTGGAGCTATTTTAAGTTCTTTCAATTCTGCTTTAAATTCTGCTTCTACATTATTTTGCTTAGATTTATATAAACCTATTGTCAATCCTAATATAGAGGATAAAAAACTGGTAACAGTCGGAAAAATATTTGGAACTGTTCTTGGTATTCTTGCTATTTTAGTAGCACCATATATAGTAAATGCACCAAATGGATTATTTGAATTTATGAAAAAATTTATGGGATTTTTCAATGTTCCAACTCTTGTAATAGTATTTGTAGGCTTTTTCTCAAGGAAAATACCTGCTATTGCAGCTAAGGTTGCTATTTTTGTGTTCATGTTTCTTTATGGTATGATGCAGTTTGTGTATAAGGTTAATATAAGTTTTCTTCATGTACTAGGTATATTATTTCTTCTTTGTGTAGTAATTATGGTTATTATTGGGTATATAGCTCCTATGAAAAACCCATATGTACAGAGCAGAAAAGCTGAAATTTCTTTAATACACTGGAGATATGCAAAACCTATGAGTTCTTTAATAATAACAACAACTGTGTATGTCTATATACTCCTTTCTCGAAAGGGTTTAATTGGCCTTACAGAAAACATTGGAAATAAATTCATGGTAATAACTGCTGTCTATGTTATTTCTTCTGCTGTGCTATTTACTTTAGTGGATAAGATGGGAACAGCTAAAGTAAAAGAAACTGTAAAACAAACAGTATAA
- a CDS encoding sulfatase, with amino-acid sequence MKKRPNILLITSDQQHFNTIGAFNKEILTPNLDRLVKEGTTFDRAYCPNPTCTPTRASIITGKYPSQHGAWTLGTKLSENENTIGNIFRENGYRSALIGKAHFQPLASTEEFSSLEAYPYLQDLEFWKNYKDRFYGFDHVELARNHTNESHVGQHYAIWLEEKGCKNWRNYYLSPTGCMSEEEYPRLEILVEKEGNILNSKRNWGKWEIPEEYHYNSWIAERCSSILEEYKNNDESFFLWASFFDPHPEYFIPEPWASMYDPEKLTIDEDTLNDDHRYNPPHFKKTQEENPDFSEYKETGFGIHGMHSHLQKKEDIKKDLALYYGMVSMMDKYIGKILDKLEELGLADDTIIVFTTDHGHFVGQHGLIRKGPFHYEDLIKIPFIVKYPNIVPENKLSHSLQSLVDLAPTFLSMCGIKIPYDMTGIDQSKAWADENIKLRNHIICENHHEPTTIHLKTYVDERYKLTVYYNQTYGELFDLKEDPKELNNLWNNIEYKELKSELLLKYIWAELGKEPMWMPRIKQA; translated from the coding sequence ATGAAAAAAAGACCTAATATTTTGTTGATAACTAGTGATCAACAACACTTTAACACCATAGGTGCTTTTAATAAGGAAATCCTTACTCCTAATCTTGATAGATTAGTTAAAGAAGGAACTACTTTTGACAGAGCTTACTGTCCTAATCCTACTTGTACACCTACCAGAGCATCTATTATCACTGGAAAATATCCAAGTCAGCATGGAGCTTGGACTTTAGGAACTAAATTATCAGAAAATGAAAATACAATTGGAAATATATTTAGAGAAAATGGTTATAGAAGTGCCTTAATTGGAAAAGCACATTTTCAGCCATTAGCATCTACAGAAGAATTTTCATCTTTAGAAGCTTATCCTTATTTACAGGACCTTGAATTCTGGAAAAATTATAAAGACAGATTCTATGGATTTGATCATGTGGAACTTGCAAGAAATCATACTAATGAGTCTCATGTAGGACAGCACTATGCTATCTGGCTGGAAGAAAAAGGATGTAAGAACTGGAGAAACTACTATTTAAGTCCTACTGGTTGCATGAGTGAAGAAGAGTATCCCAGACTGGAAATCTTAGTAGAAAAAGAAGGAAATATTCTTAACAGTAAGAGAAACTGGGGAAAATGGGAAATTCCTGAAGAATATCATTATAATTCATGGATAGCTGAAAGATGTAGCAGTATACTTGAAGAGTATAAAAATAATGATGAAAGTTTCTTTCTTTGGGCAAGTTTCTTTGATCCTCATCCAGAATACTTTATACCTGAACCTTGGGCATCTATGTATGATCCTGAAAAACTTACTATAGATGAAGATACTCTAAATGATGATCATAGATATAATCCGCCTCATTTTAAAAAAACACAGGAAGAAAATCCAGACTTCAGTGAATATAAAGAAACTGGATTCGGTATTCATGGAATGCACTCACATCTTCAAAAAAAAGAAGATATTAAAAAAGATCTTGCTTTATACTATGGAATGGTGTCAATGATGGATAAATATATAGGTAAAATTCTGGACAAATTAGAGGAATTAGGCCTTGCTGATGATACCATAATAGTTTTTACTACTGATCATGGACATTTTGTGGGACAGCATGGACTTATCAGAAAAGGTCCTTTCCATTATGAAGATCTTATTAAAATACCTTTTATTGTAAAATATCCTAACATTGTTCCTGAAAATAAGCTTTCTCACTCTCTTCAATCATTAGTGGATCTTGCTCCTACTTTTTTGAGTATGTGTGGAATAAAAATACCTTATGATATGACTGGAATAGATCAAAGCAAAGCATGGGCAGATGAAAATATAAAACTCAGAAATCATATTATTTGCGAAAATCATCATGAACCTACTACCATACATTTAAAAACTTATGTTGATGAAAGATATAAATTAACTGTATATTATAATCAGACATATGGAGAACTCTTTGATTTAAAAGAAGATCCTAAAGAATTGAACAATTTGTGGAATAATATAGAATATAAAGAATTAAAAAGCGAACTACTTTTAAAATATATTTGGGCTGAACTTGGAAAAGAACCAATGTGGATGCCAAGAATAAAACAGGCTTAA
- a CDS encoding aspartate ammonia-lyase: MVKCRLESDSIGTLEVPADAYYGVQSLRGQNNFHITGYKVSDTFIKALAYVKKATSKANYEAGVIPQEVEAAMIQAADEIIAGGFRDQFITDVIQGGAGTSMNMNMNEVIANRANEILGGELGKYDKCHPNDHVNYGQSTNDVVPTAGKLTVQFMIKDLLVSLQELFDTLQTKGEEFDHVIKMGRTHLQDAVPIRLGQEFRAFSGPVARDIKRIKGAVEELTYVNMGATAVGTGINADINYVENVVRILSEVSGFDFKQSPDLVDGTRNLDSFVWLSSALKTCAVNLSKTANDLRLMASGPKAGLAEIALPQQQPGSSIMPGKVNPVIPEVLNQVCFQIFGNDITIVKAAEAGQLELNVFEPVLFFNLFQSIEILKNGIKTFIDNCLKGITAQEENCKAWVDRSVGIITALNPHIGYKNAAEIAKLSIKTGTPVAQIVLERGLLSKEDLDIILNPFEMTKPGIPGKELLNKSK; this comes from the coding sequence TATAAAAGCATTAGCATATGTAAAAAAAGCAACATCAAAGGCAAATTATGAAGCAGGAGTTATTCCACAAGAAGTAGAAGCTGCTATGATTCAAGCTGCTGACGAAATAATAGCTGGAGGATTTAGGGATCAATTTATCACTGATGTTATTCAAGGTGGAGCAGGAACTTCTATGAATATGAATATGAATGAGGTTATTGCTAACAGAGCTAATGAAATATTAGGTGGAGAACTTGGAAAATATGATAAATGTCATCCAAATGACCATGTAAACTATGGACAATCAACTAATGATGTTGTCCCAACTGCTGGAAAATTGACAGTTCAATTTATGATAAAAGATTTATTAGTTTCTTTACAAGAACTTTTTGATACATTACAAACTAAAGGAGAAGAATTTGACCATGTAATCAAAATGGGAAGAACTCATCTTCAAGATGCTGTACCTATTAGATTAGGGCAAGAATTCAGAGCATTTTCTGGTCCAGTAGCAAGAGATATCAAAAGAATAAAAGGAGCAGTAGAAGAACTCACTTATGTGAACATGGGGGCAACTGCTGTTGGAACTGGTATTAATGCTGATATTAATTATGTAGAAAATGTTGTCAGGATTCTTTCTGAAGTTTCTGGATTTGATTTCAAGCAATCACCAGATTTAGTTGATGGAACTAGAAATCTTGACAGTTTTGTATGGTTATCTTCTGCACTAAAAACTTGTGCTGTAAATCTTTCAAAAACTGCTAATGATTTAAGACTTATGGCTTCTGGACCAAAAGCTGGATTAGCAGAAATTGCTTTACCTCAACAACAACCTGGTTCTTCAATCATGCCTGGTAAAGTGAATCCAGTTATTCCTGAAGTATTAAATCAAGTATGTTTTCAAATTTTTGGAAATGATATCACTATAGTAAAAGCTGCTGAAGCAGGACAATTAGAACTAAATGTATTTGAACCAGTTTTATTCTTTAATCTATTCCAATCAATAGAAATATTAAAAAATGGAATTAAAACTTTCATAGATAATTGTTTGAAAGGGATCACAGCTCAAGAAGAAAACTGTAAAGCTTGGGTAGATAGAAGTGTTGGTATTATCACAGCTCTTAACCCACATATTGGATATAAAAATGCAGCTGAAATAGCTAAATTATCTATAAAAACTGGAACTCCAGTTGCACAAATAGTTCTTGAAAGAGGATTACTAAGTAAGGAAGATTTAGATATCATTTTAAATCCATTTGAAATGACTAAACCTGGAATCCCTGGAAAAGAACTTTTAAACAAAAGTAAATAA